The Eremothecium cymbalariae DBVPG#7215 chromosome 1, complete sequence DNA segment TCATAAATCTGTACTGTTTAATTAAAGTAATTCCAATCCGCAAAATCCTTATTCAATATGTCCCAAGATTTTTCTCATAAAGAGAGAAGTGACATTTTAGTCCTTTTCGATGTTGATGGTACTTTGACTCCCCCAAGGCTCACTATCtctgaagaagttaaagagattttgaaggaattgaGGGAAAAGGTCGTTATAGGATTTGTGGGTGGTTCTGATTTGGCTAAACAAGTAGAGCAATTGGGTCCTACAGTCTTGAATGACTTTGATTACTGTTTCTCAGAAAACGGTTTAACTGCTTATAAACTAGGAAACCAGTTGGCTTCCCAGTCTTTTATTAACTGGATTGGTGAGGAAGATTACAACAAGTTTGCTTCCTTTGTGTTGAAGTATTTATCCTCTATCGAGTTGCCAAAAAGAAGAGGCACCTTTGTAGAGTTCAGAAATGGAATGGTTAATATATCACCAATTGGTAGAAATGCTACCACTGCAGAGAGAAATGAATTTGAGGAATACGATAAGAAGCACCAAATCAGAGCTAAATTTGTTGAGGCGTTAAAGAAAGAGTTTTCTCACTTGTCTTTAACTTACTCCATTGGTGGCCAAATCTCTTTTGATGTCTTCCCAACTGGTTGGGACAAAACTTATTGCTTGCGTCACGTTGAAAACGCTGGGTTTAAGGAAATCCATTTCTTTGGGGATAAAACCTCAAAGGGTGGCAATGATTGGGAAATTTATGAAGACCCAAGAACCATTGGACATGCCGTGTCAACTCCAAAGGACACCATTAGAATTTTAAAagaattgttcaatttgTAGGCTGCTCCAAATGTTCGAGGcaataaaactttttaaatattatatatagtacCAGCTCTATGTTGTATTTCCCATCAAATTACGTATATCACTATATTTGCTGCAATTTAATAACGTCAAAAGTATACCGTAAACTATAACCAATTTACTTCAACTCAACAGTCTGACATATGCTAGAACCAAAGCAAATGTACCAGTACAAACACCAATAAGCCATTGCATAACTTGGGTTTTCACAGAATCTATCTGCATTTTCATATTGCTAACTTCCTGATCAATTCGAGTGTCAATTTCCTTGATCTGCAAATCATGGTTTCTCGCTTCTTCTCTTATTCTACCTTTCTCTAGAGATAAATCCAACTTGAATCCTGCGTTAGCCTTAGTTATCTCTTCTCGTAGTTTATTTCTTAATTGCTCTAGGTCATTACGAATACGTTCTTGTTCACTGTGGATCAGATGGATCTCACTCCGGTCAGCTGTTAACAGCTGGTCCTTCAACTTGGCAAAATCAACTCGTTGTTGATAGGTCAACTTTGTCAACTTCTCACGGGAAGCAAGATCCTGAGACACATGTGTAACGCCGCCACGTAAAGCGTCAGACATTATATCTACAACAGCATTGGCTTGTTGTGTGTTGAAATCACCCTTTTCCATTAACAACTGCCTAAATCGGTTCGTATTGCG contains these protein-coding regions:
- the SEC53 gene encoding phosphomannomutase SEC53 (similar to Ashbya gossypii ABR236W), with protein sequence MSQDFSHKERSDILVLFDVDGTLTPPRLTISEEVKEILKELREKVVIGFVGGSDLAKQVEQLGPTVLNDFDYCFSENGLTAYKLGNQLASQSFINWIGEEDYNKFASFVLKYLSSIELPKRRGTFVEFRNGMVNISPIGRNATTAERNEFEEYDKKHQIRAKFVEALKKEFSHLSLTYSIGGQISFDVFPTGWDKTYCLRHVENAGFKEIHFFGDKTSKGGNDWEIYEDPRTIGHAVSTPKDTIRILKELFNL
- the FMP32 gene encoding Fmp32p (similar to Ashbya gossypii ABR237C) produces the protein MLFRYRAKQVSNQFRREFHVCKPLYDDFETVHIRNTNRFRQLLMEKGDFNTQQANAVVDIMSDALRGGVTHVSQDLASREKLTKLTYQQRVDFAKLKDQLLTADRSEIHLIHSEQERIRNDLEQLRNKLREEITKANAGFKLDLSLEKGRIREEARNHDLQIKEIDTRIDQEVSNMKMQIDSVKTQVMQWLIGVCTGTFALVLAYVRLLS